From a single Lolium rigidum isolate FL_2022 chromosome 7, APGP_CSIRO_Lrig_0.1, whole genome shotgun sequence genomic region:
- the LOC124670688 gene encoding beta-amylase Tri a 17-like, translating to MGGNMLANYVQVNVMLPLDVVSIDNTFEKGEEIRAQLKKLAEAGVDGVMIDVWWGLVEGKVPKEYDWSAYKQVFELVQEAGLKLQAIMSFHQCGGNVGDVVNIPIPQWVRDIGKSDPDIFYTNRSGTRNIEYLTLGVDDQPLFHGRTAVQMYADYMKSFRENMEQFLDAGVIVDIEVGLGPAGEMRYPSYPQSQGWVFPGIGEFICYDKYLEEDFKAAAVKAGHPEWGLPDDAGQYNDTPEETQFFKDNGTYLTEKGKFFLSWYSNKLIEHGDKILDEANQVFLGCKVQLAIKVSGIHWWYRVPSHAAELTAGYYNLDDRDGYRTIARMLTRHHASLNFTCAEMRDSEQSSEAKSAPEQLVQQVLSAGWREGLNVACENALARYDATGYNTILRNARPRGINKSGPPEHKLFGFTYLRVSDELLEGENYVTFQTFVKRMHANQAHDPSVDPIAPLERSEPEMPIKMILQAAEPKLEPFPFDENTDLPV from the exons ATGGGTGGGAACATGCTAGCCAACTACGTCCAAGTCAACGTCATGCTTCCT CTGGATGTGGTGAGCATCGACAACACATTCGAGAAGGGCGAGGAGATCAGGGCGCAGCTGAAGAAGCTGGCGGAGGCCGGCGTCGACGGCGTGATGATAGACGTCTGGTGGGGGCTGGTGGAGGGCAAGGTCCCCAAGGAGTACGACTGGAGCGCCTACAAGCAGGTGTTCGAGCTGGTGCAGGAGGCCGGGCTGAAGCTGCAGGCCATCATGTCGTTCCACCAGTGCGGCGGcaacgtcggcgacgtcgtcaacATCCCCATCCCGCAGTGGGTGCGGGACATCGGCAAGAGCGATCCAGACATTTTCTACACCAACCGGAGCGGGACAAGGAACATTGAGTACCTCACCCTTGGAGTGGATGACCAGCCTCTCTTCCATGGAAGAACTGCCGTCCAG ATGTATGCTGATTACATGAAGAGCTTCAGGGAGAATATGGAACAGTTCCTGGATGCTGGTGTCATCGTGGACATTGAGGTGGGACTCGGTCCAGCTGGAGAGATGAGGTACCCATCCTATCCTCAGAGCCAGGGATGGGTGTTCCCAGGGATCGGAGAATTCATC TGCTATGATAAGTACCTAGAAGAAGACTTCAAAGCAGCAGCAGTGAAGGCTGGCCATCCTGAGTGGGGATTGCCTGACGATGCTGGACAGTACAATGACACTCCTGAGGAGACCCAGTTCTTCAAGGACAACGGAACATACCTTACCGAGAAGGGGAAGTTTTTCCTCTCATGGTACTCCAACAAACTGATCGAGCACGGtgacaagatcttggatgaagCAAACCAGGTCTTCTTGGGATGCAAAGTGCAGCTGGCAATCAAA GTCTCTGGCATTCACTGGTGGTACAGGGTTCCAAGCCACGCAGCCGAGCTCACTGCCGGGTACTACAACTTAGATGACAGGGACGGCTACAGAACCATAGCACGCATGCTAACAAGGCATCATGCTAGCCTTAACTTCACTTGTGCAGAGATGAGGGACTCTGAGCAGAGTTCGGAAGCAAAGAGTGCACCAGAACAACTAGTCCAACAG GTGCTGAGTGCTGGATGGAGAGAGGGCTTAAATGTTGCATGTGAAAACGCGCTCGCTCGATATGACGCAACTGGTTACAACACGATACTCAGGAACGCAAGACCAAGAGGTATTAACAAGAGCGGCCCTCCTGAGCACAAGCTGTTTGGATTCACCTACCTCCGGGTATCGGATGAGCTGCTGGAGGGAGAGAACTACGTCACTTTCCAAACTTTTGTCAAGAGAATGCATGCTAACCAG GCTCATGACCCAAGTGTTGATCCAATTGCGCCCCTGGAAAGATCAGAGCCGGAAATGCCAATTAAAATGATCCTTCAAGCAGCAGAACCAAAACTGGAGCCATTCCCCTTTGACGAGAACACCGACCTGCCAGTTTAA
- the LOC124670689 gene encoding oxygen-evolving enhancer protein 3, chloroplastic-like: protein MAQTMASMTGLSQGVRLPGPAGRRASRLTVRASAEAETAGRRAVLGLMATAVAGGAFAQAAHAGTVAAIKVGPPPPPSGGLPGTDNSDEARDFDLPLKNRFYLQPLPAAEAAARAKESAQDILNLKPLIDRKQWPYVMNDLRLRASYLRYDLKTVIASKPTKEEKKSLKDLTGKLFDTLDGLDHAAKIKSPSEAEKYFGETKTVLGDVLAKLG from the exons ATGGCACAAACCATGGCGTCCATGACCGGCCTATCGCAGGGCGTGCGCCTCCCAGGCCCGGCCGGCAGACGCGCCAGCAGGCTCACCGTCAGGGCATCGGCGGAGGCCGAGACCGCCGGCCGCCGTGCCGTCCTTGGCCTCATGGCCACCGCCGTCGCTGGCGGAGCGTTCGCGCAGGCGGCCCACGCCGGCACCGTCGCCGCCATCAAGgttggcccgccgccgccgccatccggtGGACTCC CCGGAACGGATAACTCAGACGAGGCGAGGGACTTCGACCTGCCCCTGAAGAACCGGTTCTACCTTCAGCCGCTGCCTGCGGCGGAGGCGGCCGCCCGGGCCAAGGAGTCCGCCCAGGACATCCTCAACTTGAAGCCGCTCATCGACAGGAAGCAATGGCCGTACGTCATGAACGACCTCCGCCTCAGGGCCTCCTACCTGCGCTACGATCTCAAGACCGTCATCGCCTCCAAGCCCaccaaggaggagaagaagagccTCAAGGACCTCACCGGCAAGCTCTTCGACACCCTCGATGGG CTTGACCATGCAGCCAAGATCAAGAGCCCCTCTGAAGCCGAGAAGTACTTCGGAGAGACCAAGACTGTTCTTGGTGATGTCCTCGCCAAGCTAGGATAG
- the LOC124670691 gene encoding 54S ribosomal protein L24, mitochondrial-like → MSFRAKEIYNKVVRRVGEEVKLPAEAMESVKNMLPNSKVIMGRAKRGIFAGRHIRFGNKVSEDGGNKSRRFWKPNVQEKRLFSYIHERHIRLKVTTHALRCIDKAGGIDEYLLKTPYNKMDTEMCIAWKAKIEKMYSELPPEEEAKIEQGSEEVLLAKREFRRESRRAIAFSKQSQLEATTADDDETTEVVDTNKEVSDVAEKS, encoded by the exons ATGTCGTTCCGGGCGAAGGAGATCTACAATAAGGTGGTGCGCCGCGTGGGAGAGGAGGTGAAGCTGCCGGCGGAGGCGATGGAGTCGGTGAAGAACATGCTGCCGAATAGCAAGGTCATCATGGGCCGGGCAAAACGCGGCATCTTCGCCGGCCGTCACATCCGGTTCGGCAACAAGGTCTCCGAGGATGGAGGCAACAA GTCAAGGAGATTCTGGAAGCCAAATGTTCAGGAGAAACGTCTTTTCAGCTATATTCATGAACGTCACATTAGACTCAAAGTAACCACTCATGCACTCCGGTGCATTGACAAAGCTGGTGGCATTGATGAATACCTCCTGAAGACACCTTACAACAAAATGGATACAGAGATGTGTATTGCCTGGAAGGCAAAGATTGAGAAGATGTATTCAGAGCTCCCTCCTGAGGAAGAGGCTAAGATAGAACAAGGTTCTGAGGAAGTTCTGTTGGCCAAGAGAGAGTTCCGTAGGGAATCGAGAAGGGCCATTGCTTTTTCAAAACAGAGTCAGCTAGAAGCAACCACAGCTGATGATGACGAAACAACTGAAGTCGTGGATACAAATAAAGAGGTGTCTGATGTCGCAGAGAAGTCTTAG